In Balaenoptera acutorostrata chromosome 3, mBalAcu1.1, whole genome shotgun sequence, the genomic stretch TTAACTCCTTGAGTAATTCTGGTGATGAAGCGGGAGCGAGAACTACTGGCTTAtaaatcaaatggaaaaaaaaaattttgtttccaaGTTCTAATTTCAGTCAAGTTTCTGGTTCAGTATTACTGAGACTTGATATCTCTCAATTAGTTGATAGTTATTGCTTGCTCTGCCAGTTAGAACTAGAAAACACAAATGCGAAAGAGAATGCCTTTGTTCAGGGCAAGCTCAGTAACTGACACAAAATATAAACGGAAATGCAGAAAATACCACATAAATGAGTTACCCTGGGGCTTACAGTTAACCATATAAACCTGTACAGACAAGTTGCAAAGTTTCACCAAACTAACCATAATGTCAAGTCAACAAAAcattcaatagttttttttttttccttttgttgtgcTAGTTCTGAATTTTCAGTGTTGTAGTGACAGGAAgaattaatgataataatgaaatgtgctttttaaaatacagattaacaTAAAGAGCTAGAGCTAATGCTTCTGTAAAAGGTTTGTATCTTTTGAGACTCTCATTATAATGTTCTACAGAGAccagaagtagaaaaagaaatataagtagAAAGCTGAGTTGTTCAAATCAGCTAACTCAGACAATGCAGATGAATTAGACCCCCTTCCCCTAACTCACACCATCAAATAAAACCCTTTTCTTTCTGAGTCTTTTCCTAGGCACAGTGAAATAATGGCAATTATCTTGCCAATAAAGGAAAGGTGGACATGGGGGAGTTTTGTGACACAATAATTCAAGTAGGGTGTTTACCCTGATCTTGAATTAGATGTTCAGTAAATTCTTCATTATTTTGAGAAAACAGCCTAATGTTAAAGGTAATTCACCTAAAACATTTCCCTCCTTGAATTAATAGAATAATTGTGATTATGTTGCCACCTGTATCGATAAATGTATGTCACAGGGCTGTTTATATGTCTTCCAAACATTTTTAAGCACCTTAAATGCAAAGGAATggctttaaacaaacaaaaaatgaaaacactttatTTGAacttaagaaaaacatttctacATATGTTTGAGCTCTTCTCTAACGTAAATCTTTGTTCCAGGTCGAACAAACTAAAAAGGCTTTAAAATTCTTGTTGACTACTAAACTGTAGCAAAAGACATCTGAAATAGATGGTTACTTTGTTGTGTGTATGCATTTGTGAAACTGTTTGCCAGTGTATTTGTGAATAAAATGATTCATTATTTTTTGATAGGGCTATATATAACATAATAGGTGTGACATTTTCCCAAACTGCTAcggaatataaataaaataatatttctaaatgtgtagataatataaaatacatagatgAAGGGGGAAAAGCAGATGTGATCTAAAACTTGATATTAAGTATAGCTGCAACTGAATTATAAATTGAACAATAATTtcaaaatcagttaaaaaaaacccagttgAGAAATGATATAGGTACaaagtataattttataatgatgcttaaaaaaaacccttatttACTCAGATTATAAAGTGAGTAAAAGATGTAGAGATTCTGCTTTTCTATATAAGTTTCGACTATAGAAAGATAATCTACCTTGTCTAGCCATTTTTAAGAAGGGCTTGGTATCTGTTTTGAGAAAGGCTGAATCCCCAAATGCTTTACTGAGAACTGCAATACACAGTTACTCTAAGGGAACGTTGTTTCCTGGGCCATCTGGTTAAACTTATGTCTTCAACTCACCCAGACAAGTCTAAGGATTGACAGCTCTGTCATTTGATCTTAGCTACTTTAACTGAAAATGCTGTTCTTATTCATATTAAATGCCCCATTTTAAGAATTAGCTATTAGTTTGTAATAATTTTCTATGGTAGCACTTTTTTAGATTATGTGTGAGAAGTATTCCTGCTTTTCTCCTCCCCCAATGTACATACTATGCTTTTTGCTCAAATTTGTTGTCTTTAAAATGTTACCTACTATTTGGAAATTTcctaaagagagaaaaagggttAGATCCACATTAAAGTATTGTAAACTAAGCACTTTGGCTTTCCCTGTGGTTTTCCTATTTTTGCCCTGTGTTGGATAGTGACTAAGCTTAATCCTTTCCATAGCCTGgaacaatgaagaaataaacagcatGCTGCAGGACTGTTGTGTGTTACTATACTACCATTTTAcctaaagagaaacaaatgaacagaatGGAATTTACTGCACAACAATTCTTCCATTAATGCCTCAAACTGAAGTAGACCATAGTTGTGGAAACAAGAGTTGTGTAtaaattgagtttttttttttttttttttttgataaaactATTTTACAGGAAGCTGATCTTTAAGGCAAACAGttacttattttgttttggtAAAAATTTGGACTTTCAGATTTGCTTCCAGGGAGGCAAATATGCACTAAAATCTCCCACTCCTGAATTCAAGCAGCTCTGCAACCTCCACTGCCACTCTAACCATTCCTGTTTCTATAGAGAAACAATGACACAGAGCCATCCAGATTTGCTTAAAGTCATTGAAGAACTGGCATATCAGTCTCAGGTTTCCCAAATTTCAGATCAGTGCTTCCTTTAGCAGATGCCTTAGTAAAGCCACCAACATATAAAATAAGGCTTACAGTTACCtccataaataaacccacacatttagGGGGCAAGTATACATGCACAGCAACAGCCAATCACATACTCCTCTGTtttccctttaggtctgttagtCTTACTTATAGGAGGAACATGAATCAAACGCAAATGACCCAGTCTCTTTAGCTCGCTCTTCTAAAACTCCTTTTGGTCAAATAAATAATTCTTAGGTGAAGTCTACACATTCTTACCAACTGCTTGACTTATTTTGTGTTCTagcaatattattaatttttaatcttaaaatgtcAAGCAGTGGGTTATTTTGTAAGCACCGATTGACTTAGCATATTTCTATAATTGTAGAACTGGCAGGACTCGCTGCGAACTGTATTTTTCCATTCAGttgttggaaaaataaaagccCACCCCCATGATGCCAGGGAACCAAGCAAGCTGGATATTACATGGATGttgtgaagaaagagaaacacatcaAGGCTATTCTGCAGCTGTGGCAGCCAGTGAGGTACCTGAACAGTAACAGCAATCTATAGCTCTCACCAAATGCGTCATTTACAGCAGCTGGCTAAAACATTCACTGGTGCATTACGGTACCAAACCAGACTTTTACCTTGTGAAGCTGCCACTGAAACAGGAGGCAGCTGCAGTGGAGAGAATCCAATGCTCCCATTAAGGAACTGACTGCTCGCTCCGGAATTGGGGATCTGGACGATGCCATACTGGTTAATTTGCACTGGTGTGGTAAAAGTCACTACAGAACCTCCATCCTGGGAAGCCACTGTTTGAATACCTTCTCTTTTCACCTCAGTGCTGGGTATCAGCCCTGGGAATGACACAGGAGCACTGGGGCTGTAGGAGGTGGTGGCTGCTGAGTTAGCTGAAGAACTCTGGAGAACTTTGAATTCCTTCACATCCTGGGAGGTAGACCCCAATATGTCAGTCATGGATATACCATTGCTCACAATGTTTGATGCCATTTTTGGTGGGTTCAATGACACTGTCTGTGTATTTCCCACACTTAATCCATTAAGGATAACTCCGTTGGGTCCCTGAATGAAAGAATTACCATTAAGGAAGACAGGTGAAGTACTGGCAGGTACCAAACTTCCATTCAACAAAACTCCAGAAGAGCTTAACGATATTTTAGCATTTCCAATTTGTTGCATATATACTGGCTCCATGTGACTGGAAAGGCTGAGGTTGGTGACACCATCGGATGAACTGGAGAGTGGATGAGGAGACAAATCTTCATGACCCTTGCTGGATTCATCTTCAGTGCTAGGATTGCCATCCGACTCACTGTACAGAGGAGGAAATCAAGACATTCAGAAAGTCATGGGAATGACAATCTACATAGTGCCAATTGTTTGGAAAACCAGCCTCTAATCCCATTAAAGATAGTGTTTAAGGAAAGCACAGCAGGAAGTCTTCTAGTCTTGTTTTAGCTATGAGGCCTTTCAGCAGATTCTGACCAGGGCATCTGGGAAGAGGAACTCTCATGTCTCAATAACCTGTACTAATAATAAGTTCAGAGAAAGTCCAGAGGTCTAAAAGATATAAATTCAGCTAATAGGATTTACAGGAGAATTGTCTACACGTTTTTATAGCATTGAAGTTATTTATTACTGTTAAATATGCTGCTACCTATACCACAGAAAAAAAACTCATTAAAGGGTTGGTCAGTCATTTCTGTTTAGGaactctttcccttcccctcaaACCAATTCAGATTAGTGTGATTTTGGAGGTAAATGAAACTGTCAAAGGAGCAGGAGGTGGGAAGTACTCAGTTTTGTCTGCCAGTTAGTTAACAAGAGATCATTTTCTCACCTGCTCCCAAACTTCTACTCCACCAGACTGACAACTATCTCATTCAACAGCCAACAAAAGTGGCTGTCTTGTTGTAGGAAAGGCACTTTCAACCCAAGAACTGTTATGTGCAGTCGCCTTTGAATCCAAAGAAAGTCATACGGGCCTATTTAACAAACACCATCCAGTGCCCTGGTGAGGTGGAAGGGAAAGGGTGTGGGTCACTCAGTGGCCTTGTACTTATCAGACCCCTTCCCCAGCACCCTCAGTCCTTCTGTTCCAAACAAGACTGTGTTCCTCAGCTCTCCGATTTGGGGGTAAATACCAAATCAGGGGAGGGGTAGTGGTGGGTGTTTCCCATTTGGTTTGAGGCTGGGCCGGGGGAGAAAGGATGGTAGGACAGAGGCAGTTTGGAGCGCGGCGGGACTTGGCCCAGCATAAGATCCGACATCCCTGCAGTGCCCCGAGGTCGGTTCGCTTTCATGCCGAGGGGAGGGGATTACCCCGGCTTTGGACTGCGGGGCCAGGAGCGCAGAAGGCGCTTTGATTTACGAGCTGAGGCTGAGCCGCCGTCGCCGTCTGCGAGGGTGACTCACCGGGGATGCGGGTGGGAGGTAGATCCGGAAAGGGGCCTCAACCAGGCAACTGGGCTGGGAGCGGGTGTGTGTCTTGCGGGGGGGCGAAGCAGGCTGTGTGTGGCTGGGGAGACGCGGGGAACGCGCCCGGCCAGGGAGTGGAGGCTCCAGGGCAGCTGGCCTGCGCGCCgcgccctctccccacccccctaccccctgCCCATCGGATTCCGTCGCCGACAGGATCCGCTGCCTCAAGCAGGCACGGGGACAGGTGGCGTGGAGTTACCAAGGCGCCTCCTCTGGGTCGCGCCCCCGCAAGTCTGCGGAGGGGTGCACGCAGGTCGCAGTGCGCGTTTTGTTTTGGTTACCGCGAGGCCGGGTTCGGGcacggagcctccctcctgccttggGCGAGAAACGGGCAGGAGCGGCCCGCGGCGGGCTCTGGAACGCGCCGGGTGATCACCTTCTCCCCGCCGGGCCGGGCTCCCCGGCTCCCAGATTCCCCCCCTCAGCAGAACCTTCGAGCTGCTTTTggattccttctctcctttccccgCAGGGCTGGCGACACCATCCCTTTCGGCGACCTTCTCTTTACTTTGTCCAacaatacacacagacacacagaccaggTGTCTGACTCAGGAGGACGTACAAAAGAGCAGGAAAACCCGGTATTTTCTACCGGTTGGGAAAAAATACCTGGCAGTCAAAAAGTTCAAACCCGCCAGGGTTGGCGCTCAAAGAGGTGCGGAGTGGATAGCGCCCCCAGTCCTTCCCTGCTGTCCGCCTGGTGCcagcctgcccccagccccaatcACCACACCGGGAAGGAGCCCCGCAGGGTTCAGGGGCCGGGGAAGCCGCCCTCTAGCCCCACCACCCCGGCGGCGCTGAAATTCGATCCGAAGGAGTTCAGAATCAGGTTTCAAAACACCGCAGAGCCGAGCCGCACCAACACCCCACAGTTGCCGCGGCCGCGAAGGGAACCACAGCGGGCAGGGTGAATGATTAACTCTGTCATATAAAACCTCGACGTCCCCAGACCCCCTTCTGCGCTTCCAGACCCCACCAACTTTCTTCTCCCTCCGGAGCGGCCACGGCCACCTCCAGCGCCTGCCTGGGGCAGCCGAACCCTGGGGGTCCGGGAGCGCGTGCGCGCGCCGGGCCGGCGTGACCCCGTGGAGGTGCAGACCCCGGCGGGAGCTGGCAACCTCCGTGGGCATCGGGCGGCAGCGAGAACTGCCTTTCCGGCGTCTACACACGATCCTTCGCCCGGCCAGAACCGGGGAGAGAGTGGCAACTTCAAAGCcagagggatgggggtgggaaacCGGGCAGCAGTGACCAGCCGAGGTGGGGGCGGGGACTGAGACCTTAGGCGGGCGACCAGAAACttctggggggaggtggggggagggtaagGAGCAAGGTTCCCCCGCccctcgccgccgccgcccccccttccccagccggggagagaggtggggggcggggagaggtggGCAGCCGGACCAGGCTGGTGGGGAAGGTAAGCGCCATGTTTGCGAGCACttggaggaaaagaaagctgggaagggggttggggagaggaagggggaggaggaggaaagttgGCGCTCACCTTTTGGACTGGGTCTCAGAGGGGTTCCGATCGCGCTGCCGGCGGTTCTTGAACCAGTTGCTGACCTGGGTGAGGGAGAGGCCGGTGATCTTGGCCAGGTGCCGCTTCTCGGCCGGCGAAGGGTAGCGATTCTGCTTGTAGAGCTCCTTGAGCGCGTTGCGCGACTTCTCCTTGAAACAATACACCGTCTCCTCGCCGTCCCAGATGGTGCGGGGCAGGGGGAATTTCCTGCGCAGCCGGTACTTGTCCACGGCGCCCAGCGGCCGGCCGCGGGCTCGCTCGGCCTCGGTGTAGCGCGCCTTGTACCAGAGCTGCTGCAGCAGCGGGTGGTTGGCCGACTCGAAGCTGTGGCTCTCGAGGATGCTGTAGAGCTCAGGGTAGATGCCCTGGTGGAAGGCCACCAGCGCCCGCGCCTTCAGCAGGCTCTCGTTGCCACGTAGCAGGTCGCTCTGGGGCAGGGACCACAGGAACCGGGCCAGGCGGTCCAGGTTGCCCCCCTGCTGCAGCGCCTCGCACACGCAGGCGACATGGTCGGGCGAGAAGGCCAGTGGGGtctgcgcggcggcggcggcggcggcggccgcggcgtgGTGGTGCCTGCCCAGAAGTTCCGAGTGGAGTTGTACCTGATCCGCCGCCGCTCCGGCCGTCGCCGCCGCAGCCACTGCCCCTTCCTCTCCGCTCACCCTGGCGGCGGTGGCCGCGGCGTCCCCCGGCTCCAGGGGGAAAGGGGCTGGAGCCGGGGGGCTCAGCCCCGCCGCCGCGCCCCCCGCCACTTCTCGGGGCGCCTCCTGCCCTTCCGAGGCGCTTTCCATCCCATTCTCCTGCTTGATGTCCGCCGCACTTGCAATCTGCCcggtgggggaggaagaggacatttttttgttgtttattttcctccctccctcactccctcgcactcttttcctctttcttttcccctctcttACTCCTCCTTCTTCgtgtccctcccccctccccccctccggaaagcccactccctccctcccggtTTCGGCTGGATCTGGCCGATCAGGTTTCCCCccggccacgcagtcaccattaAGATAGCTGCTAGAGCAAAGTAGTGTAAAAGGATAGCTGCTTTCTGCTGTTCCCCCAACGTGACTCCTCCGGTTGCTGCATACTATATGGCACTGGCGGCCCGGCCGGCCCGGCCGCGCCACCTCATTGGCTATTTCACattcagagggaggaggagacacCGTTTCTATCCCTGTCGATCACCcgcctcccactccaccccttgCCGTTCCCTCTCCCCCTGACCCCCAGGCACCTATACCTGAAGGGAAACACCGACATTCTTTTCAGGCCCTGCTCCTGGGCGGGAACATGCCTAATGTGGCCTGAAAACTGGACAACAGACTTTTTCAAAGAGAGTCCCTACGATTCCAGTGGGAACATTAATTATGTGGCCTTAAGGTCCGGATGCGAAACTCTTAACAAAGAGACCACCCTCAGCATCTAGATGACAAAATTTCAGAGGACAATTCAGAAGCTTCCCTGGTATCTCTCTACTGCCCTTCACCCCCCTTTCAGATGTCTTCATTAAGGATTTTTATTCAAAAGGGTCAAGAATAAAATGGCACTAGGGAATGCTCTAAGGGGGAAGCACTCACAGTAAATTAAAATTCCAAAGGCGGGGGGAATGCTTGAAAACGGTATAAATAGCCCACTGAGAACACAAAAACAAGAAGCCttcaaaaaaatgtgtttaacCTTAAGTCACTTGGCGGGCTGGCAACCCAACTGAGTTGAACGTGTTACAACTGAACGTACAGAATGTTTTACCATATGTTTATCCTGGGTCGGTAGGGTGGAAGAGATCTAACTTTTGGATTATAATAACAGCATGGAAATGTAAGCCTCtatatgaacatttttaatataagtgTATGAACAGTTTTTTGGAGATGATATTCCTGGTAGAAACCACCTCTGTGTGCAGGTGTCTTGGAGGAGATCTTTGCGAGATCTGCAGCCATTTCCACAGCATAAACAGATGGGAGACTGCCCTCTGCTTTGAGGTGAAGTGCCCGTGGGGGTGGAGTCTGCTGCTTTCTGCAGCTGTGTCTCTTTCCTTCATAGTTTGCATGAGGTCTTCACTCAAAAAAAGATGAACCCATCTCTGCTTCTCTGATGACTGTGGGTCAGTTGGGTCTACCTGCTGGTACTCTTTCTCAAAAATCCAACATTTTAATGACATCATCCTAACCTTTACTTCTGGGTGGTTTTGTATTGTTTCTGCTCCCCAATTACCCATAAATGCTTACTTCAGCATATTGTAAAGCAGCTGTCTAGGTCACCTGCGATCGTGATCAGCTTGAtgagcttttccttttttgtggacAGGCTGCATTTTTATTTCTGGTCAACGACCAAGGTGTCATTTGAGTTTGGACTTAACTTGCTTTTGTACTACCCTAATGAAGCCAGCCAGCACTGACATCTCTGGTAGATTCAAAATTTATAATTATGGAAAAGACCACACATTTCTACCCCATTGGAAATATCTAGTTAGGTATTGGACTTCTGGACGATATCTGAGATTCATAACttccttgacttttaaaaaatatgctctttattttagaataattttgacTTACAATACAGTCTTAAAAAGAGTACAGAGTTCCCACCTACTCTTTACCTAATTTCCCATAATGTTAACACCTTATATTATAATGATACTTTGTCCAAACAAATTAACATTGGCGCAAtgctattaactaaactccagaccTCTTTTTGGACTCACCAGTTTTTTCGCTAATATCTGTCTTCTGTTTCTCCATCCAATCCAGGATACCACGTTCCATTTAGTtccttgaatttttaaagtttgtttatcAGAGCAAAGTAGACAGGAGGTAGTGTGGTTTAGTGGAAAGGATGTGGATTTGCAGATCAGCTAGCTAGATGTAGGTttaatcctagctctgccatttattagctacTTGACTATAAAAAGTGGAcgggattgttgtgaggattaaatgagataagatgTGCCaaaaagcacctggcacataattaatctttgttaaatgtttcttatctTCCTCCTGA encodes the following:
- the SIX4 gene encoding homeobox protein SIX4 isoform X1; protein product: MSSSSPTGQIASAADIKQENGMESASEGQEAPREVAGGAAAGLSPPAPAPFPLEPGDAAATAARVSGEEGAVAAAATAGAAADQVQLHSELLGRHHHAAAAAAAAAAQTPLAFSPDHVACVCEALQQGGNLDRLARFLWSLPQSDLLRGNESLLKARALVAFHQGIYPELYSILESHSFESANHPLLQQLWYKARYTEAERARGRPLGAVDKYRLRRKFPLPRTIWDGEETVYCFKEKSRNALKELYKQNRYPSPAEKRHLAKITGLSLTQVSNWFKNRRQRDRNPSETQSKSESDGNPSTEDESSKGHEDLSPHPLSSSSDGVTNLSLSSHMEPVYMQQIGNAKISLSSSGVLLNGSLVPASTSPVFLNGNSFIQGPNGVILNGLSVGNTQTVSLNPPKMASNIVSNGISMTDILGSTSQDVKEFKVLQSSSANSAATTSYSPSAPVSFPGLIPSTEVKREGIQTVASQDGGSVVTFTTPVQINQYGIVQIPNSGASSQFLNGSIGFSPLQLPPVSVAASQGNISVNSSTSDGSTFTSESATVQQGKVFLSSLAPSAVVYTVPNSGQTIGSVKQEGVERSLVFSQLMPVNQNAQVNANLSSESISGSGLHPLSSSLVNVSPTHNFSLTPPTLLNPTELNPDIVDSQPMSAPVASKSTVTSVSNTNYATLQNCSLITGQDLLSVPMTQAALGEIVPTAEAQVSHPSPTVHQDFVREHHLFMQSVANIKENFLTNSESKATSNLMMLDSKSKYVLEGMVETVCEDLETDKKELAKLQTVQLDEEMQDL
- the SIX4 gene encoding homeobox protein SIX4 isoform X2, whose amino-acid sequence is MIASAADIKQENGMESASEGQEAPREVAGGAAAGLSPPAPAPFPLEPGDAAATAARVSGEEGAVAAAATAGAAADQVQLHSELLGRHHHAAAAAAAAAAQTPLAFSPDHVACVCEALQQGGNLDRLARFLWSLPQSDLLRGNESLLKARALVAFHQGIYPELYSILESHSFESANHPLLQQLWYKARYTEAERARGRPLGAVDKYRLRRKFPLPRTIWDGEETVYCFKEKSRNALKELYKQNRYPSPAEKRHLAKITGLSLTQVSNWFKNRRQRDRNPSETQSKSESDGNPSTEDESSKGHEDLSPHPLSSSSDGVTNLSLSSHMEPVYMQQIGNAKISLSSSGVLLNGSLVPASTSPVFLNGNSFIQGPNGVILNGLSVGNTQTVSLNPPKMASNIVSNGISMTDILGSTSQDVKEFKVLQSSSANSAATTSYSPSAPVSFPGLIPSTEVKREGIQTVASQDGGSVVTFTTPVQINQYGIVQIPNSGASSQFLNGSIGFSPLQLPPVSVAASQGNISVNSSTSDGSTFTSESATVQQGKVFLSSLAPSAVVYTVPNSGQTIGSVKQEGVERSLVFSQLMPVNQNAQVNANLSSESISGSGLHPLSSSLVNVSPTHNFSLTPPTLLNPTELNPDIVDSQPMSAPVASKSTVTSVSNTNYATLQNCSLITGQDLLSVPMTQAALGEIVPTAEAQVSHPSPTVHQDFVREHHLFMQSVANIKENFLTNSESKATSNLMMLDSKSKYVLEGMVETVCEDLETDKKELAKLQTVQLDEEMQDL